The DNA window TTTCTCGTTTCACGGTTACGatgttctttattaaattgtgaAAGAATAAGGGCCCAGTTGAATTTTCTTTGAGATACAAAATTTAACCGAAGAAATTCGTAGCATTACgggatttttatatacttgaaaatttcAACATACGTTCGCAAATACCAGCTCTTCCGCCTAGAGTAGCGAGGAAAGGGCAATCCTCCTCTACCAGGAATAGTGAGATTGCTAAGGCTGATATAATAGTGATCTTGACCATCATCCAAGGCGCCATAAAGTGACGATTATTCTGAAAATCAAGTACATCGTAAACAAGAAAGACCTTGACCTCTGACTATTCTTTCAAGCGATTTCGATTACCGTTAGAGCTCCATAGAGAAGTAACATAGTAGAGATGAAGTGGATAACCGTGATGACGAGGCCACAGTACATCGCATATACCATttctacaaatataaaatcatctttttgtaaattatacaaGAGGGATAACGAtggtttcttttttctttcgtgCATGATTTTTGTGCCTCGCGTGAATGTAAGTGTTAATAACCGGTTGCGTTGTGATGCGCCAGGTCCATTTTTTTGGTGTTGAGATGATTCGACGATATCTCCTCCAAAGCCTCCCTCTCGAGGGCGTCTTCGGTGTCTCTCACCACCATTTCTTGAATCCCCATTGCGTGCGCCAGAGCCAGGATGAAGAATATCATACTGAATCCGGATGAGAACTGcgacatttattaaaattacactcAACGAAGCGGATTAATTGCTCGAGATAAATCTCGTAGAGGTTGTTGTTACCAATTGGAATATGGCAATTAGTATTGTGCCCTGCCTCAGGTTGAAAATAGTGCAAAAGTTTTTCAACAGCCCGATCTTCATCTTGGCTTTTGAGAATTAACGTAGATCGCAAACTATAGCTCTTCGCAAACACACCCCTGAAagttcattaattattttctatgtaATCCATAAATATCTACGCGTGTTATTAgattttagtttattaaatcACTCAAATCttctaagaaatatatttcgctattataaataaagtaggTTTACGAACTTTACGCGCAGCGAGTTTGTATTGTACTAACAAACGcggagattattttttaataaataaattacagcgAGTAACAATAATCAGATCAGATCACATTCCCATGCTTATCTCGATAATTTTACTGATTATCTTGCCTGTTACCCCTTTTGGCAGCCTCCGTGCAACGCGTCGAGACGCACCTTAAAGCAATCGAAGTCGCGGCCAGTGACGAAAGTAGGTGAAACGCACGTCGCCGTTTACCTTCGCGGCAGGTGTACTCCTAAACACGACCGTAGGTGTGCTCGACGAACCACCACCGTCTGCTCGCGATGGGAATCAATAACTTTCGCGGACACACCGTGACAGGGGGTAGGGCGATCCGTGGCGCCGGCAGCTTCGTATCGCGGGGTATCGGCGACGAATTCTCGCTCGCGACACCCGTGAGATCGCGGACGAGCGCGACAAATAATGTAACGGGAAAAAATAGCGCGTCTCGGGGTCGATCTCGCCGGGGTGCTTGCGACGCGCAGAACGCGAGAGTGGCTTCGTGGTTCGAGGGGGGTTGAAAACGACTGCTCGACGGGCGCGCACGCGCTGTAACACACGCTATCATGCATCCCTTCGGGTGCGTCTGCTCCGGATTGactattgtttatttatacgcGTCGGTCTCAATTAATCGCATGATTTAtcgaatacattttttttaaatcaaatctGCTGCAGATTTAATTAAGTCTGATTAGCACGGAGCTTCGATGATAGGGAATGTTTTGTTTTTCATTTCTATTCTTTATGAtggataattaattgaatgtGAGCGCGTCTAATTTAAGGATTAATCATTGTAAAAAGAGTCATTCGAAAAACATTATTTGAGTGTAATTTGAAtgtaattgattatattttctgaaatagaGTTGGAAAAAAGATAGTGTAACTTGAATTAcgatgaaataaatgttaatcaGGATTTTCatctgatatttaatattctagacatttttaaatcctagaaatttttaaagtaaaaaagacactaatatatcaaagaaattCAACATGCGAGAGAATTATATAGATTTCGATATATAAATTCCCTAAAATATCCAGATccagatataaaatttttaaatctggaATCTCAAAATACAAagatttatcttaaaaatctaAATGTTTAAAAGTGTGGCAATTAACTGCGTTATTCCAATTCTTTTTGAATTTCAAGATTTGTACGAActcgattaaaattttaattgcggACGAGTGGATTTGTGAACCGCTGCAGAAATTACTACTTATTAGATCCACTCGTGAGTAATAGCTCACGCTTTCGAATTCTAATCTGGAAAGTTAGTTCGATCGCGTTGAGTCATCTTTCCAAGTAGTCATAGAAACGCGACGTGCGCCCCGAAATGGTAGATTACGCGGTCGAGGGTCGAGGGGGATGAATGCGTGATTGTCGCTTTGACGAGCCGCAACCACCGCAATTGCCGCAAGCTCGTGACAGTCCATCTCGTAATAGCGTGCGATTGCACACGTCGCTCTCGGGAATTCGCGAATTTTGAAACCGATGGAGCGAAAGTATCAGAGGGTGGGTTTGGGGGTGGGCGCGTTTCACAATCCCCCAAGAGCGAAATACAGCGAGGAAACGAAAAATCTTATTAAGCGtaagtaaaacaataataaccAATATTCGACGcgtgttaaatatattgagCTTTACGCAAAGAATCCTGTTTTTTTACACGATTTTTAACGCGTCTctaattaatctaataaatattaaatattagtgtTAATGGAGGAATCCAAGCTAACAATGTTGCAAAGGAAAACGATCCAGGAAGCGGTAGACAAGGGTGAGTCTTTACCACCTTCCATcgacagaaagaaagaagcgaAAGATAAAGCCGAAGATTATCAAGTAAAtatcgcaataaaaaaaatctctagAAAATGATTTCAAGATAATATTCTGTAGCGTTTTTCGCTAGGTTAAATTCCCTAGTGCTTGGAGGAGGCGTTCACAGGATACGATTATAAGCAGCGGTGCTTACGAGAGAGAACAATACAGGAGGACAGCGCCTTTAcgtaataattagaaataatattactttagTCAAGATAGTAGCCGAAAATATAAAACGCGCATTGAACGATATGAATTTTACGCCAATTAGCCAACAAGGAGAAGCAAAAACGTCACTTGGCGTGTATGATGGCTTATGGGAAGGACATGCCGGAGACTCCTCACGGTCCCAAAATCCTTCACAGGGCTAAACGAGAGCCGGAAATACCTGAGAACGCGGATTTTCTAAATGACTGTAAGTTACCACAGTCTGTCGCGTACCTATGTGGTATTATACGAAATTTTAAGGAGTCTTTTCTTCTGCAAGTTATTTACGACAATCGTACAAACAGTATTAGAGCAcctcaaatttaataaaatagatttttgtaaTGCGCGTGGAAACTGATGGTGATGTCATAACGACAAATCACGTCGTTCTGCTTCTCGTAGTGGCTCAAGGGATCCGCGAGAGAATGGATTTCTTGCGCGATATGGAGAACCTCGGAATGGGGAAGAAGTATCGGCCCATAATGCAGCAGGAGATAGCGCAGAAAATACGGCTGATCGAGTCGCTGGACAGTCAAACGTCCAACGAGCTGCGAAGAGAGATTTGTGAACTCAAACATGAAAGACCGTCGCCGAAACTGTTTCCGCTGACTGAACCAGGGGAAAATTGATTGATGCAATCTACACGTAATGCGCAAATTACATGGCCTAGATCGGATTGTGTGTCAAATATAGTCGaccatattttttatcatgtttCAATCGTCTGATAAGCCACAAGTGAATTTTACAGATAAGAACGTAAAAGATAATGTCAAGTATTATGATTCAACTGTCTAAAATcgtaaatagataaattatttgtcagattagatttataaattttattctgcaAAATTATTCTCATATTTGAtgtggatttaaaaaaaaatagatgtcAATTtcgtcaaaatatttatctttctcttctcttttcttatttttatcatattttacatgtattgtTATCATTGTATAGTCTTGTTTGACccatatacattaattttattcatggTACCAATAGTTTCCATGCTCTTTATCTTCTTTCGGaataaaattcgatcaattattaattttattcatgtgctattgataattaatttttagactCGTAGAGAATCCTCCCCAATTCTGGAAtggaaataatcttttatatctcgacagatttattaattttattcataccAATagttattatacttttaaagaaCTTTtcgacttaaaaaaataaaaataaacgcatcTGTTTTGAATTACTGTCATCATCGTCGTAAAAAATTGCCGCTTCCTGATTAAAAGaacagaagaaaaataaggaagaTATGCAAATTGAACGTATGCTGATGTTTCTTTCGCGACTCCGATGCATAAACATCGCAGCGTGCTCCAGCGAGAGTCCAGCTCGGTAATCACCACTtcacgcggactccgcggcgAGACGCCGCGATCGCGCGAGCACGAGCACGAGGATCGGCgttccgcggcgcggcgtcccgTCCCGTCGTCAGTCTTCCGCCGCGCGGCGACAGCGTGTGTTGTCTGGGTATTTTACGCGCGCCGTCACCGTTGTCGTTGACGTGTCGCAACGTCGTACGTTCGCGAGTGTCGCGAGTGCGCGAGAGATCGTTCGCGCTCGTGCGACCGGAACGGGAACTCCAATTTCAACGCTCGCGCCGTGGTGCCGTCAACCGTCGATCGACTCACCGACGACGGCTgactatctttttttctctttctcttcttctctctttctctctgtgtcGCCGATCCGCCGCACGAATGATCCACGGATGATCCACGGATGATCCAACATGGCGTCGACCGATCTGTCGTTCGGTAAATGATGAGCCTCTTCGAGAACCCCGTAACAGTCTCCGTGACAAGGTCTCCCGCGAGGTCAACCGGTTCTCTCGTCGGCCGATCCGTCGTcggccgtcgcgtcgtcgcgttGCCTCGCGAAAACGCGGTCgctcccttctctctctctctctctctctctctctctctgtccttCCCCCCCGGATGTCCCGATCTCCTTATCAATGCGAGCGCAATGAGAATACGGGACGTCGAGCGGACGTCTCTCGTTTGCCTTCCGCTCGACCGCGAACGAGCCCCGCGACCGGGAGATGCAGCTTCCTATCTTTTTCCTTCGCccgcttgtttttttttcgctcgTAGGCTCGCGTGTCCGGGATGCGACAATCAGCTGATCTTTCGTACGCCTTGACGTCCGCGATGTAAATCGCGTATGCGTGACCGGCGGCCACGACGACGATAACGGTAACGACCGTCGCGATGGTTTGGTACCGTCTGATTTCCGTACCGTTAATAAACTTCACGCGGGGCAAGATTCGCCGAGTTTTTGGATTTCGCGTGTACGCGTTTCCCCCGCGCGAACGCGAATCGATTAAATCGGAATATTATCGAAACGCGCTGGCATTAAAAGGAAACTGAGGTACGATTTTAGCGTGCCTGTGTTAACGCGGAGCTAATGACGCATAAGATGTTTCATAATCGCTCTGGGGATGACTTCACCTTGGGTTTTTATTGGATGCTCTTCGATCGTTTTTGCATGACATAAAACTTCGTTGAAAAACATAGCAAATTTATTGAATAGCATTTCACTTACTTGACGTTGGATTTATCAAAATCGTTGCCCTCAAAATTCCAACAAttctatgtattataattatatgtcgAATTATATGTCGAATTATACGAAGATCGATTCGACGATGAATCGGCCTGCAAAGTTTCGCGCGAGTCTTGCAAAAGGTTTCGCGCGGTTGCGCAGGTTTTAACGTAATCCGAGCGCGAATTTGGCGCGATAGAGAACGACGTTGGGACACCCTGAGGAAAATCCAGCGCGGTAGATTTCCGTAAGGAGCGATTTCTCGTAAGAAACACGGAGAAAGTCACTCGGGTTCCCTTTAACAAAAGCACGCTCGTTCGCGGGACGGCCGACCCGATACGAACGCATGCACGTACTCCGGCATTTCGTCACGCGCGACCGACGAGAGCGGTCGCGGATAGAGCGCGAGCGTATACGCCGCGCGCTAGGAACGCCGCTCTCGAAGGCCTCGTTATAGCCGTCGagcgagccgagccgagcgaGCGACGCCGACGGTAGGATTCCGTCCGGGGAGAcctgtctctttttctctttatctctctctttcgtttctctctgtttttttttctctcacgtTTCTCTCCCCGCACGAATCCCAGGCTCTATACCGGCGTTCTACAGAGAAGTCTACGAGAAGGTCTGCTTGCCCACCAGCGGAAACGTGAAGCTCGAGGTGTTTAGGTCCCTGCTCGTCAAGTCGCAGCTAAGCGGTTCCATCGTCAATCAGGTACGGCCCTTCCGCGTCTCGTTTCcgaataatttatctatttatccTACTTCATTTTGTTAAGGGTTATTTTTAATAGGTCGGATAAAGAAAATTCTTTTGCGATTGTTGTCAGTTGAAATATTGGAATATAACACTAATATGGTCTGGATAATGATCCAAAGAATGATCGTCGATTGCATTTagtgtaatttataaatcatgaatatataattctcttaGACACCAAATAAACGCCACTTCTCACAAACTTCTTAATCTTACACACGAAGCACGCGATTAGTTTGTAATTTCATCAATTACtccgctttttattttatggagTTAATCAATTTGGCTTCCGAGAAGCTCATACAAGGCTTGGTTCTTTACCAATCACGAGATGAAGATGTCATTTATTTCCTTATTTCGCGAATCCATCGAGAAATAAGTGGCTAAGAGAGAGAGCTGAATAAGAGAGGAAGAAGGCGTTCCGTTGGACTGTTACAAAGAAATGCCTTTACACTGTGGAGTAAATCCGATAGCGAGTTTAAAACGCGACGGGCGTACTCTCACGGGTTTCAGTTTCTAACGTGTCGCACGACCTTTCCCAAGAGGAATTTACTTGTGTTATGTTTGTATCTCTATTGCGAAAACATTTGTACATACCGATacttatattttgcatataccGAGAGATGATACGCTGTGAAGCCTTCATATCTGTAATTTGATGCCCTATGTTGATTTTGATTGTCATGTCAAATAAACGAAAagtcttaattaaattcaagaGGATATTACTTAAATCTCTTAACACGTTTTCAACTGCAGgcctaatataattaataggcTTTCTGCTGCTACTATCGATTGGAGCTATCACTATTGGAGTCTATTAATtggcaataaatattttcgttaatttttatcattctaCTATTTATcagaatatacatatgtatatttcttcatttccTGATTTTGTTCGAAAAACATTCGCAATAATACGTCGGTCAGCGATACGAGTTTATTGTATGcgaacaataaataaaatatcagcTGTCGAAAATCAACCTTTGATTAATAATTGCCATATTAAGTAAACAAACGGTCTTAATTTGAGatggatattattttaattccttAACACACCACAGAACTATCAAAATAATCGACGATTTATCGCAAACGCGATCAGGCTCGCTCTCGCATGACGAAGATTTTCTCCGGCGACTTTTCATCGTTCTTATCGCGCACGACgaacaagaaaatttaatcCGACCATCTTTACACGACTTTCTATTCGGAGATAATCAGCCAATTTGGCTAAATATATGCCAGAGTTCGCGAGCATAATAATGCAAACCGAGCACTTATCAGGCAGGGATAAGGTAATCGCAAAATGGAAAACGTCATTTATATCACAATTATGTACGTATCAGGAAACGCGATGCTTATACATCAGCTTTGAATGTGACGTCGGGAGCGATGAAGAAATTCGCGCGAACGAATCGTCGCTTATTCGAGCGACGCCGGCTCGGAAAGGATAATTTGAGTCGATCTGCATAATCCGGCTCTCTGTAATCCCGTTAAAGCGCCTAACCGTTTTCCCTCtcaccttttttcttttcgtgaTTTACGTCGCGAAGAAATTCGACGTGTCCAAGAACGCGTGGACCTCATTGCGACTGACAGGATAATTTGCTGGATCAACGACGAAGCGCTTCTCGTGTTACCGATGCCGTTTTATGCGTTTCGGTCGCGGCGCGTTCATTCTTTCGAGGAAAATCTCCATGACCGTGCGTGTCATTTAATGGAGATAACGCCGATGATGCCAATTGCTATTTCTAAGCATTACTGGTGTTGATGGTATTTCACTCTTATCTAATATATGCGcgcatattattaaatctGAAATCGCGTCTCTCAAGGCAGCAGAAAATTCCAATAAACTGATTGATTTCttctaagtatttttttcatatttgtcACTCATTCGTATCGTTTCACGCAATGTTACCGCTACTTGCGGTTTCGTTCCAATGCGTCATCCAGTTTCACTgaactaatatattttcatattcaaAGCATCTGAAGCGTACGAAcgattgtatttaatatttgcgcggcgattgaaagaaatatatcctTCAGGcagttatttttctaattcttacgTTACGTAATTTCGCCCTGATGACGCGAACCGGTTGTACCGGTGCGTCCACATCGTTATCTCACGTCGCAATTCGGGAGGTTTATCCTGTTCCGTGTCTGTTCATTTTTTGCGAAAGTCGTTGTTGACGGGGTGCCAATTATGCGGCGAGTGTATCCCTAAAAACCGATTAAAATATTCcaggcgccgcgccgtgtcgGCGGAGCCTTATCATCTTTAACAACACACCCGTCGATGATAGCGCGCATGGACGCCCCTTCATAATGATGCAAGATTATGTGACAGGGTCAATTGTACCGTCGTGTGCACTCTGCCGCTCGCAACAACGTCACAGACGCGTTCCAGCATGTTCGCGAATGGCCTACTCACCTTTTATTCATCCGTCTGCATAGTGTACTCAGAATTCCGGCGTGCAGATTTCACGGAAAGTTCCTGAGTCTTGGAAAGTTACCGTGTTAACGACATTAGTTCTCGGAAGAACACCGGCTTCGCGCGAAACGAAAATACGGACGTCTAGTTTCTATCGTATAAAGCGTTAGCgataaatttctgatgaacttgaaaaatgaataattcattcaatttaaGAATGAGTTTAGGTCGTTCTTACGCAAATGTGTAACggagcaatattttttaattcaccagcattgcataattttctgaatttaaGTCGCATTTTAAACTTTCATTAACATAACTTGCTTGAAACTgcgtaaaaaagatttaattatatttttatcatccaCTTATATCATTCCggagtttatatatttactcatCTGAATGTAAAATTGCTGCGCTAAATTTCatcgaattaaaatttcaccatatatataaatattttgctgaaatGTTAATTcactaatatttttagatgtatATGGGCAGCctcgagaaattttataacgcGATTTGAGAACTTGTTTTGTAAAGGTTCGCGCGAAAAAGTCAGTATGGCTATGCGACACCCAGAAATGTCACGTCGCATCACGACGTCACTCGCCGTGTCCGTCTCTCATTCATTGTGCTAACAACACAATCAAAATAGCATTACGCAGGGCCGCGCCGAGGTGTTCCGTTATCGCACAAGTAGAATAATAATCCTTCCAGCTACAGGTTGTCTCAAAAGTTATAACGCAAATTTTTAAGGCGATGAtccgttattaaaattaaaatcataaatatcaaTGCTGTCGGCCTAACAAACTCGGGAGATTAAGGCTTTAGAAGAGAGACAAATGTATACCAATCTCtttttacgataataatttgaaaccaTCGTAAAATTTGtggaactttttatataatttatgtttatagaacagatgtaatattttatctttttattattctgcgATTTTCAAcgtaatgcaattttttattattgtatatattattttattacttaaatattgTTGGCTACTGTaagatcttaaaataaatttcttagaatagaattatattatgcgTTTATATCGAAAAAGACAGACTGAATTATTCCgtataatattgctaaaaaatgtcaaaataacgCAGAATGTATGAAGAATTTCTATGATACCTTTCCCATTTTACATGGAAAGTTCCAGGCTTTTGCGAAGATGATTTACTCCGaagttgtataattttacgcTGCCTTTCAATTAAGTGCGGATGAATTAACGTACTACACCTGATACTTCCGCACGTATAcctatactttaatatttaatatccaaTTCCCAACGTTGATGCACGCTGAAAACAAGTGCGGCGCGCAACAGCAGCCGGTACGTTTTTCAACGCGGATCGTCTTCCTGCTAGGTGAAATCGTTTGATTGCCGTCTTCCGCATTGGCACGCAATGTATGGCGCTCTTATATTGAAAACCGCTCGCCGTTAAAACCGCCGAAACAAACGTCTTCCGTTTCTCCACAATACACGTTATTTCGGTTAACGTGTCTCTCGTATTTTCCACGACTGACAATCTCACAATTTGCGATTGATCCCTAatcaataaacaatttttcatttatcggTCGAACATACGGATAATTGTCTCCCTCGCGTCGAGCAGTTTTGCGAGCATAAATGTCTAAACGAGACGCGTGTCGGACATGTGTGATGGTTTCGATTGTGTTGCCGTCGTATTACAAGTCGCGACGGGATGTTTGAGCATCGTCTTTACAGATTACATGCCTCGAGTACGCAAATGGGAGATGATGATGAGTTGCGCCGGTCGATTCAGTGGCTGCGCATAATTATCTCGCGTAGAGATGTTGCGTGACGGCGAGCACACACGATCTCTCGTTACACAGAGCCTCGTTCACGTGCGTTCCTTTCATAGATGTCACATTCGCCGTTGTACTCGCGCGGTTGCATCGAACTGTTATTGACACGAATGTCAGCGCACTCCCACGTCCTCGAGAGCACCCTCGTCTCCCTTCTAAAAATATCCTCTGCGGAACGCGcgaagtgttttttttttaaatcaatatatcaCATTGTAGAGGCATTAATCGACGCTGATTAGATATGATTCGCGAACGCCTGTTCGGACACTTGTAACGGGTTACGCGTTATCTGGTGATTTATTACGCAAAAAAATTCGTTTGACGATATACGAGCGTtgttattctttctttctcctggATCTTATCATATCGCTATTACGATAACAATGAAATCGTTTCTTGCGCTTAGCATTCCAAAGCGTCTCGCACACGAGATAAGACCCTGCGATATCGCTCCTCTCTCTCACCTGTCTCCACCTCTTTCCGCCATATAAACCTGTTTACGTGGCGTATTAAAACGAATTTGCGTACATTCCGCACACCTGTACGCACGACGTTGTATCAAATACGTGATCTTCTTTCCtcgttctctcgctctctctccttcGCATCTCTCCACGAATAGCATACTCTTGTCCTTTCTCTTCGCCGAGGCTCCTCCCGGTGAATGCCTTCGCTCGTGCCTCTTCTCACCGATGTCCCTGTCTCCCGATCTTCTTCCTCGTTATTTACGAGTTCTGTCATATTCTTCCGGTGAGCGCAACACGCACTCGTGCGTGCATGACTCTTGCGCCCGTGCGACGCGAGACGATTCGTGTCTTCGCCAATTCCCGTTGTTTACTCGCGATTCGCACACGTATCCAGAATAGGGAATCTATTATTGTCTCAGGCTTTCCTCCCGGCTTGAACTTGATTGGCGATTAAGGTTTAACGACACTCGAGAGAGCAGCGAGAAAGCGAGGGTGCCCGCAGTGGCGTAGACAACGGTTTGCTCTTTTCGAAAACGATTATATGTACTTTCTATctcgtatcttttttttctctcgcaaAGCGCCAATTGTTTCACGGTAAATATATTTCCCGTTGAAAGTATGAGCGATATAAAGTcacgtatattaaattttattgttatttattatttatgtaagatctacaataatttttattattttattataatttattataaaagacgTTATTA is part of the Temnothorax longispinosus isolate EJ_2023e chromosome 12, Tlon_JGU_v1, whole genome shotgun sequence genome and encodes:
- the LOC139823407 gene encoding uncharacterized protein, whose amino-acid sequence is MKIGLLKNFCTIFNLRQGTILIAIFQLFSSGFSMIFFILALAHAMGIQEMVVRDTEDALEREALEEISSNHLNTKKMDLAHHNATEMVYAMYCGLVITVIHFISTMLLLYGALTNNRHFMAPWMMVKITIISALAISLFLVEEDCPFLATLGGRAGICERLIAFFLIIMSFYVWFVVYSTYKSLETKKGLMHEVHSMKKKYAVPVPLEVPKAAIQMPVNKPYEL
- the LOC139823406 gene encoding UPF0193 protein EVG1, whose product is MERKYQRVGLGVGAFHNPPRAKYSEETKNLIKLLMEESKLTMLQRKTIQEAVDKGESLPPSIDRKKEAKDKAEDYQVKFPSAWRRRSQDTIISSGAYEREQYRRTAPLPNKEKQKRHLACMMAYGKDMPETPHGPKILHRAKREPEIPENADFLNDLAQGIRERMDFLRDMENLGMGKKYRPIMQQEIAQKIRLIESLDSQTSNELRREICELKHERPSPKLFPLTEPGEN